One window of Botrimarina mediterranea genomic DNA carries:
- a CDS encoding protein kinase domain-containing protein, translating to MMTRPSSSLLRQPLDKPLLYDASDRVVPLGDVIGSGGEGAVFEITGHPKLVAKVYHKDKLTEQHEHKLRKLASLSGGELLTIAAWPRGLLFDPRTKGVRGLLMDRIADAYPLHELYGTSSRARTFPQAQWGHLVLAARNLAAAFATMHERGVVIGDVNQGNLLVDSSMCVRMIDCDSFQIPHGKQFFRCPVGTPHFTPPELQSLKLVDVDRTVDHDAFGLAILIFHLLFVGRHPFAGRYNGPGEMTIEKAIAERRFAFSHNRAETLVDPPPASLRLDDLPHSVGDLFERAFRAQGDKPTRPRPAEWIGELETLIKQRRVCPIEEAHVYSSASLDCPWCRIENAGGPSFFLNFAMTDGSTESRLAALDTQLEKIDAIHFPELVGASLKLPRLPLAMKTAKTPTRTAADWIAAGWIASAATSVAGAFFWPVLAAGAVGSLATASLLAFGKAGKQRRQDLLDADKVLTEKLQRLALEARKINGEHGKRQEEYDAYAASVSTGIQRYKSDTEDMETILRQLRVEQKEDYLRNYSLSDYRRRIPGLTPQMVSVLESYGVDSAYHVDKALLTGVPGLSPAVMLELQAWRQRVEEKFEYKAEEGITERELAADKQEATRRFKIALARKILQGAKRMRAMAFAAQGQLDQAMSVFKRHVEEWRGLAQKRQQEQAERAPWERQLNSNLWAVLGAGIGAPLVGAILWLLMG from the coding sequence ATGATGACAAGACCGTCGTCCTCGCTGTTAAGACAGCCGCTCGATAAGCCGCTGCTCTACGACGCGTCCGACCGAGTCGTCCCCCTGGGGGACGTGATCGGCTCCGGCGGTGAGGGCGCTGTGTTCGAGATCACCGGCCACCCAAAGCTGGTGGCCAAGGTCTACCACAAAGACAAGCTCACCGAGCAGCACGAGCACAAGCTCCGTAAGCTCGCTTCTCTCAGCGGCGGCGAGCTGCTGACGATCGCGGCTTGGCCTCGGGGGCTGCTGTTCGACCCTCGCACCAAGGGGGTCCGCGGTCTCTTGATGGACCGCATCGCCGACGCCTACCCGCTCCACGAGCTGTACGGCACCAGCAGCCGCGCGCGCACGTTCCCGCAAGCGCAGTGGGGGCACCTCGTGCTCGCCGCGCGGAACCTCGCGGCCGCGTTCGCCACGATGCACGAGCGCGGCGTCGTCATCGGCGACGTCAACCAGGGCAACCTCCTGGTCGATTCGTCGATGTGCGTGCGGATGATCGACTGCGACTCGTTTCAGATCCCGCACGGCAAGCAGTTCTTCCGCTGCCCGGTCGGCACGCCTCACTTCACGCCGCCCGAGTTGCAATCACTGAAGCTCGTCGACGTCGATCGCACGGTCGATCACGACGCGTTCGGCCTGGCGATCCTGATCTTCCACCTGCTGTTCGTCGGGCGGCACCCCTTCGCGGGCCGCTACAACGGGCCGGGCGAGATGACGATCGAAAAGGCGATCGCCGAACGCCGCTTTGCGTTCTCGCACAACCGCGCCGAGACCCTCGTCGATCCGCCGCCGGCGTCGCTGCGGCTCGACGACCTGCCGCACTCGGTGGGCGACCTCTTCGAACGCGCGTTCCGTGCGCAGGGAGACAAGCCCACGCGCCCCAGGCCGGCTGAGTGGATTGGCGAGCTCGAGACGCTGATCAAGCAGCGACGTGTCTGCCCGATCGAAGAAGCCCACGTCTACTCGTCGGCGTCGCTCGACTGCCCGTGGTGCCGGATCGAAAATGCGGGCGGCCCGTCGTTCTTCCTCAACTTCGCGATGACCGACGGCTCGACCGAGTCGCGGCTTGCGGCGCTCGACACGCAGCTCGAGAAGATCGACGCGATCCACTTCCCCGAACTGGTCGGCGCCTCGCTCAAGCTCCCCCGTCTGCCGCTAGCGATGAAGACCGCTAAGACGCCGACGCGCACCGCGGCCGACTGGATCGCCGCGGGCTGGATCGCGTCGGCAGCCACGTCGGTGGCGGGCGCCTTCTTCTGGCCCGTGCTTGCGGCCGGCGCCGTCGGCTCGTTGGCCACCGCTTCGCTGCTCGCCTTCGGCAAGGCGGGCAAGCAGCGTCGCCAAGACCTCCTCGACGCCGACAAGGTGCTCACCGAAAAGCTGCAGCGCCTGGCGCTCGAGGCCCGCAAGATCAACGGCGAGCACGGCAAACGCCAAGAAGAGTATGACGCCTACGCCGCGAGCGTCTCGACCGGCATCCAACGCTACAAGTCCGACACCGAGGACATGGAGACGATCCTCCGCCAGCTCCGCGTCGAGCAGAAGGAGGACTACCTCCGCAACTACTCGCTCAGCGACTACCGCCGCCGCATCCCCGGCCTGACGCCGCAGATGGTGTCGGTCCTCGAATCGTACGGCGTCGATTCGGCGTACCACGTCGACAAGGCGCTGCTGACGGGCGTCCCCGGCCTCAGCCCCGCGGTGATGCTCGAGCTCCAGGCGTGGCGGCAGCGCGTCGAAGAGAAGTTCGAGTACAAGGCCGAAGAGGGAATCACCGAGCGCGAACTCGCCGCCGACAAACAAGAGGCGACCCGGCGGTTCAAAATCGCCCTCGCGCGCAAAATCCTCCAAGGCGCCAAACGGATGCGCGCGATGGCGTTCGCCGCGCAGGGCCAACTCGACCAAGCGATGTCGGTGTTCAAACGCCACGTCGAAGAATGGCGCGGCCTCGCCCAAAAACGCCAGCAAGAACAGGCCGAACGCGCCCCGTGGGAGCGGCAGTTGAACTCGAACCTGTGGGCCGTGCTAGGCGCTGGAATCGGCGCGCCACTGGTGGGGGCAATCTTGTGGCTTCTTATGGGATGA
- a CDS encoding PP2C family serine/threonine-protein phosphatase yields MWRYIAGSVTGPSHAKSGAPCQDSHRACVLTRLGESSFIACVADGAGSADFSQDGSKLACEAVLELATSHFDESKGSFAGVTADTALGWVREARSRIEQLVAMREGKLRDYATTLCVACVSPAGAVFLQIGDGAIVCRRNGALGVVFWPQSGEYANSTMFLTGDRYEDHVEFQAAEGDFTDVALMTDGVERLALSFEGRTPHAPFFDPLFNALRSAPAPDALNAELHRFLESDSMKRRSDDDKTVVLAVKTAAR; encoded by the coding sequence ATGTGGCGATACATCGCAGGAAGCGTCACGGGGCCCTCTCACGCTAAGAGCGGCGCGCCGTGCCAGGATAGCCATCGGGCCTGCGTGCTGACTCGTCTGGGGGAGTCTTCGTTCATTGCTTGCGTCGCCGACGGCGCAGGCAGCGCCGACTTCAGCCAGGACGGTTCAAAGCTGGCCTGCGAGGCCGTGCTCGAACTCGCCACTTCTCACTTCGACGAGTCGAAGGGCTCGTTCGCCGGCGTCACCGCCGACACGGCCCTCGGCTGGGTCCGTGAGGCCCGGTCGCGGATCGAGCAGCTCGTCGCGATGCGTGAGGGGAAGTTGCGCGATTACGCGACCACGCTCTGTGTCGCCTGTGTGTCACCGGCCGGGGCCGTTTTTCTCCAGATCGGCGACGGAGCCATCGTCTGTCGTCGCAATGGCGCGCTCGGCGTGGTATTCTGGCCCCAATCGGGCGAGTATGCGAACTCAACCATGTTCCTCACCGGCGACCGGTACGAGGACCACGTCGAGTTCCAAGCGGCCGAGGGCGACTTCACCGATGTCGCCTTGATGACGGACGGAGTAGAGAGGCTAGCGCTGTCGTTCGAGGGGCGGACGCCCCACGCACCGTTTTTTGACCCGCTGTTTAACGCTCTCCGTTCCGCCCCCGCCCCCGACGCCCTCAACGCCGAGCTTCACCGATTCCTCGAATCGGATTCGATGAAGCGTCGGTCTGATGATGACAAGACCGTCGTCCTCGCTGTTAAGACAGCCGCTCGATAA
- a CDS encoding vWA domain-containing protein — MDQLSAESAFSSVEFAENPEPRVPCVLVVDTSTSMQGMKLIELSKGLKTYRDQLMKDPLASKRVEVGIITFGGRVQRKTKFVTAPDFNPPQLDAIGGTPMGEAILEAITMVEERKQAYRENGIAYYRPWIFLITDGEPNDHWKPVCSRVQAGEKDKAFCFFAVGVEGANMEVLNEISVRKPLWLKGLKFHELFTWLSNSQQAVSQSSPGEEVALQDPTSGPSGWAAI; from the coding sequence ATGGATCAACTCAGCGCCGAAAGCGCCTTTAGTAGCGTCGAGTTCGCCGAGAACCCCGAGCCCCGGGTCCCCTGTGTGCTCGTGGTCGATACCTCGACCTCGATGCAGGGCATGAAGCTCATCGAGCTTTCGAAGGGCCTCAAGACCTACCGCGATCAGCTGATGAAGGACCCGCTCGCCTCGAAGCGAGTGGAAGTGGGCATCATCACCTTCGGTGGCCGCGTGCAGCGGAAGACGAAGTTCGTCACGGCCCCCGACTTCAATCCGCCCCAGCTCGACGCCATCGGCGGCACCCCGATGGGCGAGGCGATCCTCGAGGCCATCACCATGGTCGAGGAACGCAAGCAGGCGTACCGAGAGAACGGCATCGCCTACTACCGCCCGTGGATCTTCTTGATCACCGACGGCGAGCCCAACGACCACTGGAAGCCGGTCTGCAGCCGCGTCCAAGCGGGCGAGAAGGACAAGGCGTTCTGCTTCTTCGCGGTGGGCGTGGAGGGCGCCAACATGGAAGTCCTCAACGAGATCTCGGTGCGCAAGCCGCTGTGGCTGAAGGGCCTGAAGTTCCACGAGCTGTTCACGTGGCTGTCGAACTCGCAGCAAGCGGTGTCGCAGTCGTCCCCAGGCGAAGAAGTCGCGCTGCAAGACCCAACCTCCGGCCCCAGCGGCTGGGCGGCGATCTGA
- a CDS encoding trypsin-like peptidase domain-containing protein has product MSAWLGRIAAGLLLVDFASRADAALFGNTAVPPHPAVCRVAVEERDGKAYGSGTLIDCRDAYGLVVTNWHVVHEAKGKIEVRFPDGFTSEARPLKLDETWDLAALVVWRPPITPARLAMSPPQPGDRLTICGYGQGEYLAQTGRCTDYYSPEVGQPQEIVELNVQARQGDSGGPIFNDRGELAGVLFGAARGTTLGSFGGRVQTFLATLAPDIGAAKSATLIAQTPQRLPSIDAAPLSRDATDPFLAAERSAPPTAAPLFPTPPPALSDRSSAPQLASIHQSAEANLRPETPSRQTEMPSRRPVSSSHHTSADWKPSAPATSSQQPMKPERDARAEVSPPISSISAEPDEESLDWYEEGRTLLALVGIAAIVMTGLRTLG; this is encoded by the coding sequence ATGAGTGCGTGGCTTGGCAGGATCGCCGCGGGCCTTCTTCTTGTCGACTTCGCAAGCCGGGCCGACGCTGCGCTCTTCGGCAACACGGCGGTGCCGCCGCACCCGGCCGTCTGTCGGGTGGCGGTTGAAGAACGCGACGGCAAAGCCTACGGCAGCGGCACGCTCATCGACTGCCGCGATGCGTATGGCCTAGTGGTGACCAACTGGCACGTCGTCCACGAAGCGAAGGGCAAGATCGAGGTCCGTTTCCCCGACGGCTTCACCAGCGAAGCCCGCCCGCTCAAGCTCGACGAGACCTGGGACTTGGCGGCGCTCGTCGTGTGGCGACCACCGATCACGCCAGCGCGTCTCGCGATGTCGCCGCCGCAGCCCGGCGATCGGCTCACGATCTGCGGCTACGGCCAAGGCGAGTACCTCGCGCAGACGGGTCGTTGCACCGACTACTACTCGCCGGAAGTTGGTCAGCCGCAAGAGATCGTTGAGCTCAACGTCCAAGCGCGGCAAGGCGACTCGGGCGGGCCGATCTTCAACGACCGCGGCGAGCTCGCCGGCGTCCTTTTTGGCGCCGCGCGGGGGACGACACTGGGTAGTTTTGGCGGCCGCGTCCAGACGTTCTTGGCGACGCTCGCGCCCGACATCGGCGCCGCGAAGTCGGCGACGCTCATAGCTCAGACGCCGCAACGCTTGCCATCGATCGACGCGGCTCCGCTCTCACGGGACGCGACCGATCCGTTCTTGGCGGCAGAGCGGTCGGCTCCACCGACAGCGGCGCCGCTTTTTCCGACGCCGCCTCCGGCGTTGAGCGATCGGAGCTCGGCGCCACAGCTGGCTTCGATTCACCAATCGGCAGAGGCCAACCTCCGGCCGGAAACGCCCAGCCGCCAGACGGAAATGCCCAGCCGCCGACCGGTTTCATCGAGCCACCACACGTCGGCGGACTGGAAGCCCTCGGCGCCTGCGACATCTTCTCAGCAGCCAATGAAGCCAGAACGCGACGCTCGCGCAGAAGTTTCGCCCCCAATCTCCAGCATTTCTGCGGAGCCTGATGAGGAGTCCCTCGATTGGTATGAGGAGGGGAGGACTTTGCTTGCCTTGGTTGGAATTGCTGCAATTGTTATGACCGGCCTGCGAACACTGGGTTGA